The Elaeis guineensis isolate ETL-2024a chromosome 14, EG11, whole genome shotgun sequence genome has a segment encoding these proteins:
- the LOC140853820 gene encoding uncharacterized protein codes for MITRSNLADQLREYQIRSKYEWATVSFLSASSSSSNTSSRVDVIFVIWELLMFAFLVFSGVALYFRYMRLAFSLICITTLILVCMKVTKQVRQNRKNKRRMLLPLSM; via the exons ATGATAACGCGCTCGAATCTCGCGGATCAGCTGCGGGAGTACCAGATTCGTTCCAAGTACGAATGGGCTACCGTCTCCTTCctctccgcctcctcctcctcttccaatACCTCTTCAAG GGTGGATGTGATATTTGTGATATGGGAGCTGTTGATGTTTGCTTTTCTTGTTTTCTCCGGAGTTGCTCTGTACTTCCGGTATATGAGGCTTGCTTTTTCCTTGATATGCATTACAACTCTTATTCTTGTTTGCATGAAAGTAACAAAGCAAGTAAGACAAAACAGGAAAAATAAGCGAAGAATGCTGCTGCCGTTGTCTATGTAA